GCGGTAGAGTTGCTTCGACAAGCTCAGTCTGACAGACGGATTTCACGGCTTCGTGCCAGTTTGCTCTTGCTTATGCGCACTCGACTTTCATTTTATCTATTCTGCTGCTTACCGGCCATTATCCTCGGCGCCTGCCACGGCGGGGCGGCCCCCGACGATGAAGCGGCCGGCCCCCCACCCCGCGCCCAGGTGCAGGCAGTGCAGGTCAGCACCCAAAACCTGACGCAGTACCGCACCTTCCCGGCTACTTCGACCTACCCGCGCAAAAGCACCGTGACGGCCCCCGTGGCGGCCTACGTTACGGGCGTAAGGGTGCGACTGGGCGACCGCGTGACGGCGGGCCAGGTACTGTTCACCCTCGAAACCAAGGAGCGCCGGGCCCTCGGCGGCTCGGTGCAGCGCATCGACCCTTCGCTCAAGGGCTTCGGTCTGGTAGCGGTAACGGCCCCGGCCAGCGGCATCGTAAGCCTGCTCAACATTCAGCAATCGGGCGATTACTTACTCGAAGGTACTCCTTTGTGTACCGTAGCCGAAAGCAGCCAGCTTGTGTTTCAGCTGAACCTGCCCTACGAGTACCACTCGCTGGCCATGGGTCAGCCCACCTGCACCATCATCCTGCCCGACAGCACGCACCTCACGGGCACGGTGCAGGCCCCGCTGGCCAGCGTCAGCCCCGGCCAGTCAGAAGTATTCCTGGTGCGGCCCAGCAACCCGCCGGGCGTTATCCCCGAAAACCTGATTGTGCAGGTGCGCCTCACTCAGGCCAAGCGGCCCAATGCCCAAACCCTGCCCACGGCCTGCGTGCTGGCCGATGAAACACTGCATAATTTCTGGGTGATGAAGCTGGTCAATGACTCGACGGCGGTAAAAGTCCCGGTGGTGCTGGGGGTGCAGCAGCCGGGCCAGCTTGAAATCAAGAGCCCGACCTTTAACCCGAACGACCGCATCCTGAGCGTGGGCAACTACGGCCTGGCCGACACGGCTAAAGTGAAGCTGGTACGATGAGCGAGCCTACGACTACCAACCCGCCACCGGTGCCGCCCACCCCTGCCGGCCCGGCCCCCATCGGCCCCGCCGACACTACCTATTTTCAGACCTACCGCAAGCCCATTCTGCTGGTGGGCCTGCTCTTGCTGGCCGTGGGCCTGTTTGCGTACTCGCGGATGCAAACGGCGCTGTTTCCGGAAGTTACCTTCCCCAAGATTACGCTCATCGCCGATGCCGGCCAGCAGCCCATCGACCGCATGATGATAACCGTGACCAAGCCGCTGGAAGCCGCCGTGAAGCGGGTGAAAGGCGTAACGGTGGTGAAGAGCAGCACCAGCCGGGGCTCGTGCGTGATTCAGGTATTTCTGAACTGGAACGTGGATGTGTACAGCACCAAATCGCAGCTCGAAAGCCGGGTAAATGAGATAAAAGGCCTGCTGCCTGCGGGCGTCACCATCGCCACCGAGGCCATGAACCAGTCGCTTTTCCCGGTGCTGGGCTACTCCCTGGAAAGCAGCTCGCGCTCGCCCATTGCCCTGCGCGACGCGGCTAACCTGCTGGCCCGGCCCTTGTTTTCGCAGGTATCCGGCGCCTCCAACGTGGTGGTGCGCGGTGGCAAGGCCAAGCAGTTTGTGGTCATTCCGGACCCCGCCCGGCTGGCCGGGCAGCGCGTCACTTCGGCCCAGCTGCAAGCTGCCTTTGCGGCGACCAACTTTGTGCAGTCGGCCGGCAACCTGGCCAGCTTCCGCCGGCTCTACCTCACCCTGGCCGATACCCGCCTGGGCTCGGTCGATGACCTGAAGCACGTGGTTATCCGGGCCGACTCGGGCCGCGTGGTGCGGGTGCAGGACGTGGCGACCGTGGATATTCAGGAGCAGCAGGAATTTGTTATTATCAATGCCAACGGCCACGACGCCGTGCTCATCGACCTGGTGAAGCAGCAGGGCGTCGACCTCACCACTTTTGCCCGCGATGCCCACGCCAAGGCGGCTGAGCTGCGCCGGCTGCTGCCGCCGGGCATGACGCTGAAGCCCTACTACGACCAGTCGGTATTCGTGAGCGACAGCATTGGCAGCGTTATCCACAGCATTGTAGAAGGGCTGGCCCTGGCCATTCTCGTCATGATAGTGTTTCTGCGCTCGTGGCGGGCCAGCCTGGCGGTGCTGCTTACCATTCCGGTTACGGTCTGCTTCACGCTGCTGGTGCTCTACCTGTTTGGCATTACCCTGGATATTATGTCGCTGGGCGCCATCGCCGCGTCGGTAGGGCTGATTATCGACGATGCCATCGTCATCATTGAGCAGATATACAGGGGCCATGAGGAAAACCCGGACTATAGCAACTCACGCGTGGTGCGCGAGGCCATTCGCGGCCTGTTTCCGGCAATGGTAGCATCGTCGCTGAGCACCATCGTCATCCACTTTCCATTCCGGCTGATGAGCGGCCTGGCCGGCAGCTTCTTCAAGGAACTATCAGACACCATGCAGATTACCATGGTCTGCTCGTTTCTGGTAACCTGGCTGCTGCTGCCGGTGCTGCACTTGTTTATCGGCTACCGGGCGGGCAAAAACGCCCACGCTCACAACGCGGCCCAGGAGCAGGCCAACAAGCTCAGCTGGCTCACCAACCTGTTTGCCCGGCCGCTGCTGGCGCTGGTGCTGCTGCTGGGGCTGGGGGCAGGCGCCTACCTAGCCGCCGGCCGCCTCGAAACCGGCTTCCTGCCCGACCTCGACGAGGGTACCATTGTGCTCGACTACCACGCCCCGCCCGGCACCAGCCAGGCCGAAACCGACCGCATGCTGCGCCAGGTAGAGCGCGATATTATTACCAAGCACCCCGAAATTGAAAGCTATTCGCGACGCACCGGCATCGGGCTGGCCTTCGATACCCGGCCGCCCGAGTACGGCGACTATTCCATTCAGCTGAAGCGCGACCACAAGCTGAGCACGCCCGAGGTTATTGCCCAGCTGCGCCAGCGCATTGAAGCCACCCAGCCGGCGCTGACGGTAGATTTTGGCCAGCGCATCTCCGACCTGCTCGGCGATTTGATGAGCTCGTCCAAGCCTATTGAAATCAAGCTGTTCGGCGACGACCAGGCCACCCTCGAAAAACTCTCGCAGCAAACGGGCAAAGTACTGGCGAAAGTGCCCGGCGTGGCCGACATCAACGACGGCCTGGTGCCCTCGGGGCCCAGCATCGTCTTTCGGCCCGACGTAGCCAAGCTCGCGCTCTACGGCCTTACCCCGCTCGACTTTCAGGCCCAGCTCAGCAACCTGGTGGGCGGCCAGCTGCTGGGCAACGGCACAACCCAGGCCAGCATTTCACCGGCCCAGGCGGGCTCGCTCGGGGCATTCAGGTGGGCCAGGTGCAGGATGGCGAGCAGATGCGCCAGGTGCTGCTGCGCTTCGTCGACTTCAAGCAGAACAGCCTGGCCCAGCTGCAAAAGCAGGTTATCTTCCTGCCCAGCGGCAGTCCCCGGCCCCTGCCCTTCTTTGCTACTATCGACGTGGAGCCCGGCAACGTGGAGCTGCGGCGCGAAGACCTGAAGTCGGTAGCTGTGCTCACCGCCCGCCTCGACGGGCGCGACCTGGGCTCGGCCGTGCAGGCCATCCGGCAGCAGGTGAGCCGGCAGATAACCCTGCCGCCGGGCTATACCATCGTGTACGGCGGGGCCTATGCCGAGCAGCAGTCGTCGTTTCGCGAGCTGGAGCTGATTTTGCTCACGGCCAGCATGCTGGTGTTCGCGGTGCTGCTCTTTCTGTTTCGGGAGTGGCTGATAGCCGTGCTCGTGCTCTTTATCTCGGTGATGGGTATCACGGGCTGCCTGCTGGGCTTGTTCTTCGCCGGTATTCCGCTCAACGTGAGCAGCTACACGGGCATTATCATGATAGTGGGCATAATCGCAGAAAATGCTATATTTACGGTGCATCAGTTCTACGACTCGCTGCGCGAAACCGGCGACGTGGACACGGCCATTCGCTACGCCATTGCCCTGCGCATCCGGCCCAAGCTGATGACGGCCATCGGGGCTATTCTGGCGCTTTCGCCGCTGGCGCTGGGCATTGGCCTGGGGGCCCAGATGCAGCAGCCGCTGGCCGTGGCCGTGATTGGCGGCTTCCTGGTGGCGCTGCCCATGCTGCTGTTTGTGCTGCCCACCGGCATGCGCCTGATTTATCATCGTCGCAACGCCGCCCAGGAGCTGGCGGAGCGCGGCTAGCACGCCTACCTGCCCGACGACATTTACGCTTTAGATACGAGGCCGTTGACGAGTAAACAGAAAAGCCCTTCGGTATAAAACACCGAAGGGCTTTTTTACTTCCAGAACCTGCTGTTGCTTATTTGCCATACTCCAGCACCCGGAACGTGCCGGGCACGATGCTGGGCCGCGGGTGCGGGTTTTCGGTAGTGGCGGCCGGCGCGGGGCCGTAATCGGCGGTGCAGGTGAAGATATGGTGCGAAACCGGGTTCAGGGAAATGGTGCGGGCTCCCTTTTGGGTGGGCACGTTGGCCACCACAGTGTATTTAGTCGGCGAGTCCTGGTGAATGACGGTGAACGTGCCCGACCCGTTGGAGGTCACAATATTTTGGGTGGCGGGGTCAAATACGGCCCCGTCGACCCCGGCCCCAATGGGCAGCACGGCGATTTGCTTGCCGGTCTTGCTGTCGGTGACGATGAGTTTCTCGTTGTGGCAGGCGCTGAACAGCCGGTTATTTTTGGGGTCGAAGCCCAGGCCGGTGGGCTCTTCGCCGGGGGCCAGCTTGTGGCGCAGGCGCACCGCCAGGGTTTTGGCGTCGAACTCAATCACCTCGCTCTTATCTTCGACGTTGGCGAAGATGTGGCCTTTGCCATCGGTGGCCGGCGCTTCGATATCGCCCTCCAGCTCGGCAGTACCTTCTACTGCGCCGGTGGTGGCGTTGAGCACGGTGCTTTTGCCGCCGTTGTTGCTAAACAAAAACACGCGCTTGGAAAAGGCGTCGTAGAGCAAGGCATCGGGCTTGGGCCCGGTCGGAATGGGCTCACCAATGGGTTTGAAGGTAGTAAGGTCAAATACCACGCAGGTATTGTTGCGGCCGCAGGTAATATAGCCGCGGTTTGCGCTGGGCACCACGTCGATGCCGTGTACGCCGGGCGTATTGGCGATGGTACCGATAACCTTGCGCGTGGCCAGGTCTACCACCTCCACCTGGGTCCCGTGCGAGAGATACAGGCGCTTGCCGGCGGGGTCTACGTTCAGGTAATCCCAGCCGCCCTCCCCACCAATGGGGATGGTATTGAGCAGGCGATAGGGTGCCGGGCCAGCGGCGGCCGGCGCAGTTTGGGCCAGGGCTGCACCACTGACGAGGCTAAACGCTAGCGGAGCGGCGAGCAGTAGATATTTCATGCGTTCGGGTTGGAAAAGAAATTTTAGACCAAGTTGAGCCACAACTCTGTAGAGAAGTTGAAGGACCAGCTGGAAGCAAGCACCTGTCGCCAGGCTAGGATTTCATAGTTCGGACTCCAGGTCAGCGCACATGGCTTATGCTTGGGGGCGCCTCACGGGCCCTTTGAGACTGGCCTCTTCCGAAAAGCAAGGCGCATCTTCCTTAAGAGCTGATAAGTTAGCTCCTATCACGGTGCCCGAATGGCAGCTCACCGGAATCTGAACGAACTGCCGGCTATCCGGCTTTGGCCTACTGGCTGCCAGCGGGCTGGCCGAGCCCAAGCAGCACCTGCTCCGTCAGGGCGCACTGCTGCTGATGCGAGTAACGGGCCAGTACGTGGGCTTTTGCCTGGCGGCCCAGCCGGGCCGCCAGGTCAGGGGATTGCAGCAAGCGCTCGATAGCCGCGTTCAACGCCTCTGCATTATGCAGCGGGAATAGCAAGCCGGTTTGGCCGTCATCCACCAGCTCGAGGGTGCCGCCGGTGGCGCAGGCCACCACCGGCAGGCCGGTGGCCTGCGCCTCCAGGGTCACCATGCCGTAGGTTTCGTTGGTAGAAGCTACCAGGGCAATATCAAGCGCCCGGTAAGCTACTTCGGGCTGCAAGGTAAATGGCCGCACGTGTACCACCTGGCTCAGACGCAGGCGCCTGATGCGGGCGAGCACGCGGTTTTTATAGCCATTGCCTTCGTTCAACGTCGACTCGCCCACCAGCAGCAGCTGCAGCTGCGGGTACTGCTGGCGCAGGCGGGCCAATGCCTTTACCACAAATTTCTGGCCCTTGCCCCGGTCGAAGCGCCCAATGAGCCCGAGCAGCACGGTGCCCGGCGCGAGCGACAAACCCAGCTGAGCGCGGGCTTCGGCCTGCGTGAGTGACGAATAGGCAAACTTTTTCAGCTCAATGCCCAGCGGCACTACGTGCAGCCGGGTGGCCGGCAGCCGGGTTTTGGTGAGCACCTGCCGGGCCAGCCCTGGCAAGGGCGTCAGCCACGCATCAAGGGCCCGGTAGCGCAGCGTATGGATGAGGCCGCGCTTGGCTATTCCCAGCTGCATGTGCTGCTGATAAACCAGGCGCAGGGAGGGAACCCAGCATTTCTTGCAGAGCACCGCCAGGCCCAGGTCGCCGTTGCGCGTCACCACCAGCGACTGGGTGCCAAAGTGGCGCAGCACCTCGGCCAACTGCCGCGCGGCCACTATATCCACTGCTTTTAAGCGGTTGCGCAGCACCACCACCGGCAAATTCAGCTCCTGGGCCCGCGCCGCCATAGGCGAATCGGGCAGGGTAATGAGCTGCACAGCCCACCCCCGCTGTTGCATCCACCCGGCGAAGCGCACCGTATTCAGCTCCAGGCCGCCCCAACTTCTCGACAGGCACAGCAGCGAAAGCGCAAATCCGCCGGTGGAAACAGCGACCCGCTCGACAGTAGCAGCAACAGCGTTCATAGCAACCTTTTTCACTAGCCAACCAACCATCCAAGGCAACCGAAAACAGGCTGGCACTCTGTTTTACAAGCTGTATTTCCTCTGTAGCCCGTGCCTTCAGCCTTTGCTCGCGTCTTAAATCATCAGCAAATTAGCCTGCCTCATGCCCGTTACGGATTAACCAGACGGGTTTCATCGACTAACATTGGTATTGTATCGACCACCAGCCTGGCGGCCGCTTACTGTTCCGACCGGACAGCAGGATACTTCATTTTGCCTTCAGCCTGGCGCTGTGCCAAGCCTCTGAATTCTGGTTTGTCGGCGGGCTGCTGGGCCCTGGCCGCAGGTTTAGCCACTGTCAACTTACCGATACCCGCCCCAGCACCCCGCTACCTGGCCGAAGGCCGCCGCCCTTGCCCGCAAAAAGCAGAAAAGCCCTGCCCTGCTCAAAACAACTTGGGAGTAAAGCGCTTTTGCCTCAGAAGCTTATCCGGCCCACCACTGGTAAGTTCTTAAGCTATTTCGCTGCCGCCAGCCGCAGCAGCGGCCCCTGAGGTTTCTCCCGCGCCGGACCGGCCGTATCTTTGTACTCATTCTAAATATTAATGCCTTTTTGCCTGAATGTCTGCTGTAATTTCCACTGATATCTGCATCATCGGGGCGGGCCCCGTGGGGCTGTTTGCCGTATTTGAAGCCGGCTTGCTGAAGCTGCGCTGCCACGTAGTAGATGCGCTGCCCCAGCCGGGCGGGCAGCTTTCGGAGATATATCCAAAAAAGCCTATATACGACATTCCGGGCTTCCCCGAGATTCTGGCCGGCGATTTGGTCGATAATCTGCTGAAGCAGATTGCGCCCTTCCACCCCACTTTCACGCTGGGCGAGCGGGTCGAGCGCTTCGCCAAACTCGACGACGGCTCGTTTCAGCTTTACACCACCGATGGCACCGAGATTCAGTGCAAGGCGGTGGCCATCGCGGGCGGGCTGGGCTCGTTTGAGCCGCGCAAGCCGGCCGTCGAAAACCTCGAGCGCTTCGAGGGCGGTAAGGGGGTGCACTACATGGTGCGCGACCCCGAGCACTTCCGGGATAAGAAAATCGTGATTGCGGGCGGCGGCGACTCGGCCCTCGACTGGACCAACTTCCTGGCCAACGTGGCTGCCGATGTGACGCTCGTGCATCGCGGCACCACCTTTCGCGGCGCGGCCGACTCGGCCGAAAAGGTCAAAAACCTGCACGAAGCCGGTAAAATCAAGCTCGTGCTCAGCTCCAACGTAACGCACCTGCACGGCAATGGCCACTTGGAGCAGGTTACCATCACCGGCAACGATGGCCGCACCGAAACGGTGCCGCTCGATGCCTTCGTGCCGCTCTTTGGCCTCACGCCCAAGCTCGGGCCAATCGGCGACTGGGGCCTGGCCCTCGACAACGATGCCGTAGTGGTTGATACTGTGGATTACAGCACCTCCCTGCCCGGAGTATATGCTATTGGCGATATTAACACCTATCCCGGCAAGCTCAAGCTCATTCTGTGCGGCTTTCACGAGGCGGCACTTATGTGCCAGGGCGCGTTTAAGTACATCTACCCCGATAAGAAATACACCCTCAAGTACACCACCGTCAACGGGGCACCATCCCTTTAAGGAAGTTAAAAGGTAAGAGCTAAGATTTGGGCCGATTGTGCTCATTCTTGACTATTACCTTTTAACTCATATCCTCTTTATGTCTGACATCCGCATTTACGTGGAGGAAGCGCCCGGCCAGCGGCGCGAGCTGCCCGCGCCCACCGATATGGGCCTGAGCCTGATGGAATTGCTCAAAGCCAGCGACTATCCTATTCAGGCTACCTGCGGCGGCATGGCGCTGTGCGCCACCTGCCACGTCGAGATTCTGGCTGGCCCGCCCCTGCCCGAGCCCAGCGACGACGAGTGGGCCATGCTCGATACCCTGCCCCAGCTGCACGAAACCAGCCGCCTGAGCTGCCAGATTCGCCTGGCACCCAACCTCGACGGGCTGGTAGTGCGCGTGGCCGAGCCGGCCTGACGGCTGCTTTAAAACGGGTTCCCAGCATTAGTTACGCAGGCGCCGCGGCGCATTTCGTCAGCATCCGGCCTTGGGTGCCTGACGAAATGCGCCGCGGCGCGTCTTGCAATCGTTGCCATAAGGCTGGCGTGGCTATTGCTGCATTGCCCTACCGCTGACATTCTTACCTCCGCTCTCTAATATGAAACTCTTTTCGCTGCTCTGGCTGGCCACCTTACCTGCCGTTGCCCAAACGCCGGCTCACGACGTAGCCTGGTACACCCAGCATGCGCCTTTTACCATGCCGGCCGTGCCCGACCCGGCTATTCCGGCCCACACCGTTTCTATTAAGGAATTTGGTGGGGTAGCCGATGGCAAAACCCTGAATACTGAGGCGTTTGCCAAGGCCATTGCGGCGTGTGCCCAGGCGGGCGGCGGCCACGTAGTGGTGCCGGCCGGCACGTGGCTCACCGGCCCCATTGAGCTGCGAAGCAACATCGACCTGCATACCGAAGCCGGCACGAAGGTCTTGTTTACGCCCGACCGCACGCAGTACCCGCTGCAAGCGGCCGGCCGGGGCCAGTATGAGGTGACGCCGCCCCTCTGGGGCACCAGGCTGGAGAACGTGTCCATCACCGGGCCGGGCGTGTTCGACGGCTCGGGCGAGGCGTGGCGGCCCTTGAAGAAAGGCAAGGTTTCGGCCGGCGAGTGGGACCGCGTGGTGCACTCGGGAGGCGTGCTCAGCGCCGATGGTAAAATCTGGTGGCCCAGCCGCGAGGCCATGGGCGGCGAGGCATTGCTCAAAAAGCTCAAAAACAAGCCCGATGCCACCGAAGCCGACTACCTCCCGGCCCGCGACTTTCTGCGGCCCAAAATG
The sequence above is drawn from the Hymenobacter baengnokdamensis genome and encodes:
- a CDS encoding efflux RND transporter periplasmic adaptor subunit: MRTRLSFYLFCCLPAIILGACHGGAAPDDEAAGPPPRAQVQAVQVSTQNLTQYRTFPATSTYPRKSTVTAPVAAYVTGVRVRLGDRVTAGQVLFTLETKERRALGGSVQRIDPSLKGFGLVAVTAPASGIVSLLNIQQSGDYLLEGTPLCTVAESSQLVFQLNLPYEYHSLAMGQPTCTIILPDSTHLTGTVQAPLASVSPGQSEVFLVRPSNPPGVIPENLIVQVRLTQAKRPNAQTLPTACVLADETLHNFWVMKLVNDSTAVKVPVVLGVQQPGQLEIKSPTFNPNDRILSVGNYGLADTAKVKLVR
- a CDS encoding YncE family protein, producing MKYLLLAAPLAFSLVSGAALAQTAPAAAGPAPYRLLNTIPIGGEGGWDYLNVDPAGKRLYLSHGTQVEVVDLATRKVIGTIANTPGVHGIDVVPSANRGYITCGRNNTCVVFDLTTFKPIGEPIPTGPKPDALLYDAFSKRVFLFSNNGGKSTVLNATTGAVEGTAELEGDIEAPATDGKGHIFANVEDKSEVIEFDAKTLAVRLRHKLAPGEEPTGLGFDPKNNRLFSACHNEKLIVTDSKTGKQIAVLPIGAGVDGAVFDPATQNIVTSNGSGTFTVIHQDSPTKYTVVANVPTQKGARTISLNPVSHHIFTCTADYGPAPAATTENPHPRPSIVPGTFRVLEYGK
- a CDS encoding efflux RND transporter permease subunit is translated as MRQVLLRFVDFKQNSLAQLQKQVIFLPSGSPRPLPFFATIDVEPGNVELRREDLKSVAVLTARLDGRDLGSAVQAIRQQVSRQITLPPGYTIVYGGAYAEQQSSFRELELILLTASMLVFAVLLFLFREWLIAVLVLFISVMGITGCLLGLFFAGIPLNVSSYTGIIMIVGIIAENAIFTVHQFYDSLRETGDVDTAIRYAIALRIRPKLMTAIGAILALSPLALGIGLGAQMQQPLAVAVIGGFLVALPMLLFVLPTGMRLIYHRRNAAQELAERG
- a CDS encoding glycosyltransferase family 4 protein — protein: MNAVAATVERVAVSTGGFALSLLCLSRSWGGLELNTVRFAGWMQQRGWAVQLITLPDSPMAARAQELNLPVVVLRNRLKAVDIVAARQLAEVLRHFGTQSLVVTRNGDLGLAVLCKKCWVPSLRLVYQQHMQLGIAKRGLIHTLRYRALDAWLTPLPGLARQVLTKTRLPATRLHVVPLGIELKKFAYSSLTQAEARAQLGLSLAPGTVLLGLIGRFDRGKGQKFVVKALARLRQQYPQLQLLLVGESTLNEGNGYKNRVLARIRRLRLSQVVHVRPFTLQPEVAYRALDIALVASTNETYGMVTLEAQATGLPVVACATGGTLELVDDGQTGLLFPLHNAEALNAAIERLLQSPDLAARLGRQAKAHVLARYSHQQQCALTEQVLLGLGQPAGSQ
- a CDS encoding NAD(P)/FAD-dependent oxidoreductase — its product is MSAVISTDICIIGAGPVGLFAVFEAGLLKLRCHVVDALPQPGGQLSEIYPKKPIYDIPGFPEILAGDLVDNLLKQIAPFHPTFTLGERVERFAKLDDGSFQLYTTDGTEIQCKAVAIAGGLGSFEPRKPAVENLERFEGGKGVHYMVRDPEHFRDKKIVIAGGGDSALDWTNFLANVAADVTLVHRGTTFRGAADSAEKVKNLHEAGKIKLVLSSNVTHLHGNGHLEQVTITGNDGRTETVPLDAFVPLFGLTPKLGPIGDWGLALDNDAVVVDTVDYSTSLPGVYAIGDINTYPGKLKLILCGFHEAALMCQGAFKYIYPDKKYTLKYTTVNGAPSL
- a CDS encoding 2Fe-2S iron-sulfur cluster-binding protein: MSDIRIYVEEAPGQRRELPAPTDMGLSLMELLKASDYPIQATCGGMALCATCHVEILAGPPLPEPSDDEWAMLDTLPQLHETSRLSCQIRLAPNLDGLVVRVAEPA